A region from the Janthinobacterium agaricidamnosum genome encodes:
- a CDS encoding membrane-bound PQQ-dependent dehydrogenase, glucose/quinate/shikimate family, translated as MMIPSFRPGPLLKVTGVIFILFGLALLGGGIWLATLGGSWYYLLAGIGMLVAGVLVFQGKRSAQAFLAFLLTATLIWSVIEVKFDWWQLLPRLDIWFAAAVWLLLPFVSRRLAPPAATKQGQLGRTALSAAVALTVIAGVIALFQDYHDLHGDVPAENMAATASGDLAPGVEHNDWSAYGRSGYGDRYAPAAQITPTNISGLKEAWTYHTGDFKGPNDPGEIANEVTPLKVNDMLYLCTPHNIVIALNPDTGKEIWRHDPKINRDAASYQHMICRGVAYWDVNAGRAKNNPAPEAAGMECPRRILAPTMDGTMIAVNADTGESCKSFGNNGVVNLYKNMAMIKRGFLMPTSPPAVSQKMAVIAASVTDNHSTEEPSGVIRGYDPVTGKLMWNWDPATPEDTKPFPEGKNYTNNSPNSWGVASIDEKLGMVYIPMGNETPDTWGGNRNKNGEKFNSAIVALDLATGKVRWVYQTVHHDIWDMDIGGQPSLVDIDTPKGKVPSVVATTKRGDIYVIDRRDGSLVVPAPEKPVPTSNPAAGDTLSPTQPFSALTFLPERNISEADMWGTTPFDQLACRIIFKERRYEGPFTPQTAGKGAVISPGPLGIFEWGGAAIDPVRQLLIVNPDYMGFLEKLVPRAETTAKGGTGGEMGLQPQTGVPFAVEIKAFLSPLGFPCQAPPWGYVAAVDLRTMKKVWMHKNGTTRDSGPVPIPLPLGVPSLGGMVTTGGGVTFLSSTLDYYIRGYDVSNGKVVWKARLPAGGQATPMSYVSNKSGRQFVVVMAGGHGSLGTKMSDTLIAYALPEGTAVPKK; from the coding sequence ATGATGATTCCCTCTTTCCGGCCCGGGCCTTTATTAAAGGTCACCGGCGTTATTTTCATTCTGTTTGGCCTCGCCCTGCTGGGCGGCGGCATCTGGCTGGCCACGCTCGGCGGCTCCTGGTACTACTTGCTGGCCGGCATAGGCATGCTCGTCGCCGGCGTGCTGGTGTTCCAGGGCAAGCGCAGCGCGCAAGCTTTCCTCGCCTTCTTGCTGACCGCCACCCTCATCTGGTCCGTCATCGAAGTGAAATTCGACTGGTGGCAATTGCTGCCGCGCCTCGACATCTGGTTTGCCGCCGCCGTCTGGCTGCTGCTGCCCTTCGTCAGCCGCCGCCTGGCGCCACCCGCCGCCACGAAACAGGGGCAATTGGGACGCACGGCCCTGTCCGCCGCCGTGGCCCTGACCGTCATCGCCGGCGTCATCGCCCTGTTCCAGGACTACCATGACCTGCATGGCGACGTGCCTGCCGAAAACATGGCCGCCACCGCCAGCGGCGATCTGGCGCCCGGCGTCGAGCACAACGACTGGTCCGCGTATGGCCGCTCCGGCTATGGCGACCGCTACGCCCCGGCCGCGCAGATCACGCCGACGAATATTTCCGGCCTGAAAGAAGCCTGGACCTATCATACGGGCGACTTCAAGGGGCCGAACGATCCGGGCGAGATCGCCAATGAAGTGACGCCGCTGAAGGTCAATGACATGCTGTACCTGTGCACGCCGCACAATATCGTCATCGCCCTGAACCCGGACACGGGCAAGGAAATCTGGCGCCACGATCCGAAGATCAACCGCGACGCGGCCAGCTACCAGCACATGATCTGCCGCGGCGTGGCGTACTGGGACGTCAACGCGGGCCGCGCGAAGAACAATCCCGCCCCCGAAGCGGCCGGCATGGAATGCCCGCGCCGCATCCTGGCGCCGACCATGGACGGCACCATGATCGCCGTCAATGCCGATACGGGCGAGTCGTGCAAGAGCTTTGGCAACAACGGCGTCGTCAACCTGTATAAAAACATGGCCATGATCAAGCGCGGTTTCCTGATGCCGACCTCGCCGCCGGCCGTGTCGCAGAAAATGGCCGTGATCGCCGCCAGCGTGACGGACAACCATTCGACGGAAGAGCCATCGGGCGTAATCCGCGGCTACGATCCCGTCACGGGCAAGCTGATGTGGAACTGGGACCCGGCCACGCCGGAAGATACCAAGCCCTTCCCGGAAGGCAAGAACTACACCAACAACTCGCCCAACTCGTGGGGCGTGGCCAGCATCGATGAAAAGCTGGGCATGGTGTACATCCCGATGGGCAATGAAACCCCCGATACCTGGGGCGGCAACCGCAACAAGAATGGCGAGAAATTCAACAGCGCCATCGTCGCGCTCGACCTGGCGACCGGCAAAGTGCGCTGGGTCTACCAGACCGTGCACCACGATATCTGGGACATGGATATCGGCGGCCAGCCGAGCCTGGTCGACATCGACACGCCGAAAGGCAAAGTCCCGTCCGTCGTCGCCACGACGAAACGGGGCGACATCTATGTGATCGACCGCCGCGACGGCAGCCTGGTCGTGCCGGCGCCGGAAAAACCCGTGCCGACGAGCAATCCTGCCGCCGGCGACACCCTGTCGCCCACGCAGCCGTTCTCGGCCCTGACCTTCTTGCCTGAACGCAATATCAGCGAAGCGGACATGTGGGGCACCACGCCGTTCGACCAGCTCGCTTGCCGCATCATCTTCAAGGAACGCCGTTATGAAGGCCCGTTCACGCCGCAAACGGCCGGCAAGGGCGCCGTCATCTCGCCGGGCCCATTGGGTATTTTCGAATGGGGTGGCGCGGCCATCGACCCCGTGCGCCAGTTGTTGATCGTCAACCCTGACTACATGGGCTTCCTGGAGAAACTCGTGCCGCGCGCCGAAACGACGGCCAAGGGCGGCACGGGCGGCGAAATGGGCTTGCAGCCGCAGACGGGCGTCCCGTTTGCCGTGGAAATCAAGGCCTTTTTGTCGCCGCTGGGTTTCCCATGCCAGGCACCGCCGTGGGGCTATGTGGCCGCCGTCGACCTGCGCACCATGAAAAAAGTGTGGATGCACAAGAACGGCACCACGCGCGACAGCGGTCCCGTGCCGATCCCGTTGCCGCTGGGTGTGCCCAGCCTGGGCGGCATGGTCACCACGGGCGGCGGCGTGACTTTCCTCAGCAGCACGCTCGACTATTACATCCGCGGCTACGACGTCAGCAACGGCAAGGTCGTCTGGAAAGCCCGTTTGCCAGCCGGCGGCCAGGCTACGCCGATGAGCTATGTGTCGAACAAGTCGGGACGCCAGTTCGTCGTCGTCATGGCCGGCGGCCACGGTTCGCTGGGCACGAAGATGAGCGATACCCTGATCGCGTATGCCTTGCCCGAAGGTACGGCCGTACCGAAGAAGTAA
- the ppa gene encoding inorganic diphosphatase gives MSLNNVSSGRDLPNDFNVVIEIPMNADPIKYEVDKESGAIFVDRFMGTAMHYPCNYGYVPNTLSPDGDPVDVLVITPFPLIPGVVVRCRPIGVLKMTDESGEDAKVLAVPVDKVLSIYSHWQKPEDLNELRLRQIQHFFEHYKDLEKGKWVKIDGWYGPEVAKEEILGGVAAYKADAAKA, from the coding sequence ATGAGTTTGAATAACGTCTCTTCCGGCCGCGACCTGCCGAACGATTTCAACGTCGTCATCGAAATCCCGATGAATGCCGATCCGATCAAGTACGAAGTCGACAAGGAAAGCGGCGCGATCTTCGTCGATCGCTTCATGGGTACCGCCATGCATTACCCGTGCAACTACGGCTACGTGCCGAACACCCTGTCGCCGGACGGCGATCCGGTCGACGTGCTGGTCATCACCCCGTTCCCGCTGATCCCGGGCGTGGTCGTGCGCTGCCGTCCTATCGGCGTGCTGAAAATGACCGACGAGTCGGGCGAAGACGCGAAAGTGCTGGCCGTGCCAGTCGACAAGGTCCTGTCGATCTACAGCCACTGGCAAAAGCCGGAAGACTTGAACGAACTGCGTTTGCGCCAGATCCAGCATTTCTTTGAGCACTACAAAGATCTGGAAAAAGGCAAATGGGTCAAGATCGACGGCTGGTATGGCCCTGAAGTGGCCAAGGAAGAAATCCTGGGCGGCGTCGCCGCCTACAAGGCAGATGCTGCAAAAGCCTAA
- a CDS encoding GNAT family N-acetyltransferase, whose amino-acid sequence MNYRTAIVTTLAEIGEAAWSELLACQADSNPFLSYAFLHALHESGCASADTGWQPNYLVLWQGDTLAAALPLYLKMHSYGEYVFDWAWADAYQQHGLEYYPKLLSAIPFTPVSGTRLLARDGEARAALLAFLQAQQQAADVSSCHILFPPESEARQLAEAGYLMRSGVQFHWLNPGYTDFEQFLATLEHKKRKNIRAERRKVREAGVTMRQVRGMDATDADWKLFHRCYSNTYAEHRSSPYLSLDFFRGIAAGMPQNILLVIAEREGRAIAASLVIHTADTLYGRYWGALEHVPCLHFETAYYQPLEFCIANGIATFEGGAQGEHKMARGFLPQKTWSAHWLAHPAFADAVQRFLERERGGIDAYLDELNEHSPFRA is encoded by the coding sequence ATGAATTATCGCACGGCTATCGTCACTACCCTGGCTGAAATTGGCGAAGCGGCCTGGTCTGAACTGCTGGCGTGCCAGGCGGATAGCAATCCCTTCCTCTCGTATGCCTTTTTGCACGCGCTGCACGAGTCCGGCTGCGCCAGCGCGGACACGGGCTGGCAACCGAATTACCTGGTGCTGTGGCAAGGAGACACGCTGGCCGCCGCCCTGCCCCTGTACCTGAAAATGCACTCGTATGGCGAATACGTGTTCGACTGGGCCTGGGCCGACGCCTATCAGCAGCATGGCCTCGAATACTACCCGAAACTGCTGTCCGCTATTCCCTTTACGCCCGTCAGCGGCACGCGTTTGCTGGCCCGCGATGGCGAAGCGCGCGCCGCCCTGCTGGCCTTTTTGCAGGCCCAGCAGCAAGCGGCCGACGTGTCGTCCTGCCATATCCTGTTCCCGCCGGAAAGCGAGGCGCGCCAGCTGGCCGAGGCCGGCTACCTGATGCGCAGCGGCGTGCAGTTTCACTGGCTCAATCCCGGCTACACGGATTTCGAGCAATTTCTCGCCACCCTGGAACACAAGAAACGCAAGAATATCCGCGCCGAGCGGCGCAAGGTGCGGGAAGCGGGCGTGACCATGCGCCAGGTGCGCGGCATGGACGCCACGGACGCGGATTGGAAACTGTTCCACCGCTGCTACAGCAATACCTATGCGGAACACCGCTCCTCGCCCTATCTGTCGCTGGACTTCTTCCGGGGCATCGCCGCCGGCATGCCGCAGAACATTTTATTGGTGATCGCCGAGCGCGAAGGCCGGGCCATTGCCGCTTCGCTGGTGATCCACACGGCCGACACTTTATATGGCCGCTACTGGGGCGCGCTCGAGCATGTGCCGTGCCTGCACTTCGAGACGGCCTACTACCAGCCGCTGGAATTTTGCATCGCCAACGGCATCGCCACCTTCGAAGGGGGCGCCCAGGGCGAGCACAAGATGGCGCGCGGCTTCCTGCCGCAAAAGACCTGGTCCGCCCACTGGCTGGCCCACCCTGCCTTTGCCGACGCCGTGCAGCGCTTCCTCGAGCGCGAACGGGGCGGCATCGATGCCTATCTCGATGAGTTGAACGAACACAGCCCGTTTCGCGCATAA
- a CDS encoding NAD+ synthase, whose product MTVKVAIAQMNSTVGDLAGNRAKIFDLSRRAFEAGADIVLTPELSLVGYPPEDLLLRNAFYAKTQEAFAGLAADLAQFKDLHVVVGVPLQDEKGVRHNAASVLVNGEVLGTYRKHDLPNTTVFDEKRYFTSSDQAFVFGVKGVRFGINICEDTWFEHAPMRARAAGAQVLLVPNGSPYHMNKQHLRYETMRKNVSAQGMALVYANLVGGQDELIFDGDSFVMDAAGTICAQLRHFEEDLQLVEFDGATPLPQPLAAPLTTEAQVYQALVLGVRDYIVKNGFPGVLIGMSGGVDSALTLAIAVDALGADKVRAVMMPSQFTADISWIDSRDMVKRLDVRYDEIPIKQTFDAFRATLAGEFAGLAEDATEENIQARIRGTLLMALSNKHGSIVLTTGNKSEMAVGYCTLYGDMAGGFAVIKDIAKTLVYRLCAWRNSVSDVIPERILTRGPSAELRADQLDQDSLPPYDVLDGIMQLYMEENRPIAEIIEAGYPPADVARVTRLIKINEYKRRQSPVGIRVTHRGFGRDWRYPITSKFYE is encoded by the coding sequence ATGACAGTCAAAGTCGCAATTGCTCAAATGAATAGTACGGTCGGCGATCTGGCCGGCAACCGTGCCAAGATCTTCGACCTTTCCCGCCGCGCCTTTGAAGCGGGCGCCGATATCGTGCTCACGCCGGAACTGTCGCTGGTCGGCTATCCACCCGAGGACTTATTACTGCGCAATGCATTCTACGCAAAAACGCAGGAAGCGTTTGCGGGGCTGGCGGCCGACCTGGCCCAGTTCAAGGATTTGCACGTGGTGGTGGGCGTGCCCCTGCAGGACGAGAAGGGCGTGCGCCACAATGCCGCCTCCGTGCTGGTCAATGGCGAAGTGCTGGGCACCTACCGCAAGCACGACTTGCCGAACACCACCGTGTTCGATGAAAAACGCTACTTTACGTCGTCGGACCAGGCTTTCGTGTTTGGCGTGAAAGGCGTGCGTTTCGGCATCAATATCTGCGAAGACACATGGTTCGAGCATGCGCCGATGCGCGCCCGCGCGGCCGGCGCGCAAGTGCTGCTGGTGCCGAACGGTTCGCCCTACCATATGAACAAGCAGCATCTGCGCTATGAAACCATGCGCAAGAACGTCAGCGCGCAAGGCATGGCCCTCGTGTACGCCAACCTGGTCGGCGGCCAGGACGAGCTGATTTTCGACGGCGATTCGTTTGTCATGGATGCGGCCGGCACGATTTGCGCCCAGCTGCGCCATTTCGAGGAAGACTTGCAACTGGTCGAGTTCGACGGCGCCACGCCCTTGCCGCAGCCGCTGGCCGCCCCGTTGACCACCGAGGCGCAGGTGTACCAGGCGCTGGTGCTGGGCGTGCGCGACTATATAGTCAAGAACGGCTTTCCGGGCGTGCTGATCGGCATGTCGGGCGGCGTCGATTCCGCGCTGACCCTGGCCATCGCCGTCGATGCGCTGGGCGCCGACAAGGTGCGCGCCGTGATGATGCCGTCGCAATTTACGGCCGATATCTCGTGGATCGACTCGCGCGACATGGTAAAACGCCTCGATGTGCGCTACGATGAAATTCCGATCAAGCAAACCTTCGACGCCTTCCGCGCTACCTTGGCCGGTGAGTTCGCGGGGCTGGCGGAAGACGCGACGGAAGAAAACATCCAGGCGCGCATCCGCGGCACCCTGCTGATGGCCCTGTCGAACAAGCATGGCAGTATCGTCTTGACGACGGGCAACAAGAGCGAGATGGCGGTCGGCTATTGCACGCTGTACGGCGACATGGCGGGCGGCTTTGCCGTGATCAAGGATATTGCCAAGACGCTCGTGTACCGCCTGTGTGCCTGGCGCAACAGCGTGTCGGACGTGATTCCCGAGCGCATACTGACGCGGGGACCGTCGGCCGAACTGCGCGCCGACCAGTTGGACCAGGATTCCTTGCCGCCATACGACGTACTCGACGGCATCATGCAGCTGTACATGGAAGAAAACCGGCCGATCGCCGAGATTATCGAGGCTGGCTACCCGCCGGCCGATGTGGCCCGGGTCACGCGCCTGATCAAGATCAATGAATACAAGCGGCGCCAGTCGCCGGTGGGCATCCGCGTCACGCACCGTGGCTTCGGCCGCGACTGGCGCTACCCGATTACCTCGAAGTTTTACGAGTAA
- a CDS encoding P-II family nitrogen regulator, which yields MKQITAIIKPFKLDEVREALADVNVTGLTVTEVKGFGRQKGHTELYRGAEYVVDFLPKVKVEVVVDDSVSELVVDAIIKAARTGKIGDGKIFVRDVEQVIRIRTGETGPDAV from the coding sequence ATGAAACAGATTACCGCCATCATCAAACCATTCAAGCTCGACGAAGTACGCGAGGCGCTGGCCGACGTGAACGTGACGGGCTTGACCGTGACGGAAGTGAAGGGCTTTGGCCGCCAGAAGGGCCATACCGAGCTGTACCGTGGCGCCGAGTACGTGGTCGACTTCTTGCCGAAAGTCAAAGTCGAAGTGGTGGTGGACGACAGCGTGTCGGAACTGGTGGTCGACGCCATCATCAAGGCGGCCCGCACGGGCAAGATTGGCGACGGCAAGATCTTCGTGCGCGACGTGGAGCAGGTCATCCGCATCCGCACGGGCGAGACGGGTCCGGACGCGGTGTAA
- a CDS encoding trimeric intracellular cation channel family protein, translating into MMPPQLPPGSLIKIIEVIAILVGAFSGFIEARRKRMDLVGVFVVAFITAFGGGTLRDILLDKRPLFWVSHQEYAILIFVLALTAAPLIQHLRQIVSERLIVIADAIGLGMFAIAGVAEAMRAGMPIFIASMMGVITGIFGGVMRDIVCNEVPMVFRDGKPYAICAFFGCWAYLLQMHFGAEHDFALWTSASGITILRLICWKFDMRLGR; encoded by the coding sequence ATGATGCCACCCCAATTGCCGCCTGGCTCGCTGATCAAGATCATTGAGGTCATCGCCATCCTGGTGGGCGCGTTTTCCGGCTTCATCGAAGCGCGGCGCAAGCGCATGGACCTGGTCGGCGTATTCGTCGTGGCCTTCATCACGGCGTTCGGCGGGGGCACCTTGCGCGACATTCTGCTCGACAAGCGGCCTCTGTTCTGGGTCTCGCACCAGGAATATGCGATCCTGATCTTCGTGCTGGCCCTGACGGCCGCGCCCCTGATCCAGCATTTGCGGCAGATCGTCTCGGAACGCCTGATCGTCATCGCCGACGCCATCGGCCTGGGCATGTTCGCCATCGCCGGCGTGGCCGAAGCCATGCGCGCCGGCATGCCGATCTTCATCGCGTCGATGATGGGAGTGATTACGGGGATTTTCGGCGGCGTGATGCGCGACATCGTGTGCAACGAAGTGCCGATGGTGTTTCGCGACGGCAAACCGTACGCCATCTGCGCGTTCTTCGGCTGCTGGGCTTATTTATTGCAGATGCACTTCGGCGCCGAACACGACTTCGCGCTGTGGACCAGCGCCAGCGGCATCACGATACTGCGCCTGATCTGCTGGAAATTCGACATGCGGCTGGGGCGCTGA
- a CDS encoding Smr/MutS family protein: MASMKDFADLKAVSKQLKEQADARAQAAAERAQQVKVQAVESNLFKASIGGVKRLPESDRYMPSLPKAGAASVQQPARKLSPEEDDAAVLRESLSDLFEVDHYLENDPALNYARPGVGPDVVKKMRKGHWPIQDELDLHGLRRDEARDGIGAFLNQATRRKLRCVRVIHGKGFGSKGQEPVLKSMVHSWLVQKDEVIAFCQARRSEGGDGALVVLLSAALQPIR; the protein is encoded by the coding sequence ATGGCGTCGATGAAAGACTTTGCCGACCTGAAAGCGGTCAGCAAGCAGCTCAAGGAGCAGGCCGATGCGCGCGCGCAAGCCGCGGCTGAGCGCGCGCAACAGGTCAAGGTGCAGGCCGTGGAAAGCAATCTGTTCAAGGCCAGCATCGGCGGCGTCAAGCGCCTGCCCGAGTCGGACCGCTACATGCCCAGCCTGCCCAAGGCGGGCGCGGCCAGCGTCCAGCAGCCCGCGCGCAAGTTGTCCCCGGAAGAGGACGACGCGGCCGTGCTGCGCGAGTCGCTGTCGGACTTGTTCGAGGTCGACCATTATCTGGAAAACGATCCGGCCCTGAACTACGCCCGCCCCGGCGTGGGGCCGGACGTGGTCAAGAAGATGCGCAAGGGCCACTGGCCCATCCAGGATGAGCTGGACTTGCACGGCTTGCGCCGCGACGAGGCGCGCGACGGCATCGGCGCCTTCTTGAACCAGGCGACGCGGCGCAAGCTGCGCTGCGTGCGCGTAATCCACGGCAAGGGTTTTGGCTCGAAAGGCCAGGAACCGGTCTTGAAATCGATGGTGCACAGCTGGCTCGTGCAAAAGGATGAAGTCATCGCCTTTTGCCAGGCGCGCCGCTCCGAAGGGGGCGATGGCGCCCTCGTCGTGCTGCTCTCGGCAGCCCTGCAGCCCATCCGCTAG
- the trxB gene encoding thioredoxin-disulfide reductase, translating to MTTTKHARVLILGSGPAGYSAAVYAARANLNPMLVTGVEQGGQLMTTTDVENWPGDPMGVQGPDLMQRLLQHAERFNTEIVFDHIHTTFLNEKPIRLKGDSHEYTCDTLIIATGASAQYLGLPSEAEFMGKGVSACATCDGFFYRNQEVAVVGGGNTAVEEALYLSNIANKVTLIHRRDKFRAEAILIDRLNAKVAEGKIVLKYNHTLDEVTGNEGGVTGLNIKSTIDGKVEALSVHGVFIAIGHKPNTGIFEGQLEMHNGYIKTKTGLEGMATATSAPGVFAAGDVQDHIYRQAITSAGTGCMAALDAQRYLEGQE from the coding sequence ATGACCACTACCAAACACGCCCGCGTTTTGATCCTCGGCTCCGGCCCAGCCGGCTACAGCGCCGCCGTCTACGCCGCCCGCGCCAACCTGAACCCGATGCTGGTCACCGGCGTGGAACAAGGCGGCCAGCTGATGACCACCACCGACGTGGAAAACTGGCCAGGCGACCCCATGGGCGTGCAAGGTCCGGACCTGATGCAGCGCTTGCTGCAGCATGCCGAGCGTTTCAATACGGAAATCGTGTTTGACCATATCCACACCACTTTCCTCAATGAAAAACCGATCCGCCTGAAGGGCGACAGCCACGAATACACGTGCGATACGCTGATCATCGCCACGGGCGCGTCCGCGCAATACCTGGGCCTGCCGTCGGAAGCGGAATTCATGGGCAAGGGCGTGTCCGCCTGCGCCACCTGCGATGGCTTCTTCTACCGCAACCAGGAAGTGGCCGTCGTCGGCGGCGGCAACACGGCCGTCGAGGAAGCGCTGTACCTGTCGAACATCGCCAATAAGGTCACCCTGATCCACCGCCGCGACAAGTTCCGCGCCGAAGCGATCTTGATCGACCGCCTGAACGCCAAGGTTGCCGAGGGCAAGATTGTGTTGAAATATAACCACACTCTGGATGAAGTGACGGGCAACGAAGGCGGCGTGACGGGCCTGAACATCAAGTCGACCATCGACGGCAAGGTCGAAGCATTGAGCGTGCATGGCGTGTTCATCGCCATCGGCCACAAGCCGAACACGGGCATCTTCGAAGGCCAGCTGGAAATGCACAACGGCTACATCAAGACCAAGACGGGCCTGGAAGGCATGGCCACGGCCACCAGCGCGCCTGGCGTGTTTGCCGCCGGCGACGTGCAAGACCATATCTACCGCCAGGCCATCACCAGCGCCGGCACGGGTTGCATGGCAGCACTGGACGCCCAGCGCTACCTGGAAGGCCAGGAGTAA